The Solanum pennellii chromosome 11, SPENNV200 genome contains a region encoding:
- the LOC114074730 gene encoding uncharacterized protein LOC114074730 — MDKVQLIRQRLLMAQRRHKSYADKRRKDLVFTIEDKVFLRVYLMKGVMRLDKRVFHVSMLRKYISGSSHVLEEMTIPIDEELSYEEDDVAIMDKQVRRLMLKEIVSVKVLWRNHTIEEVTWEFGKEMRDNGIGFSVNMLALKELQ, encoded by the exons ATGGATAAGGTCCAGTTGATTAGGCAGAGATTGCTCATGGCTCAAAGAAGGCATAAGTCTTATGCGGATAAGAGAAGAAAAGATCTAGTGTTCACAATTGAAGACAAAGTCTTTTTACGAGTTTATCTtatgaaaggtgtgatgcggCTCGACAAAAGAG tgttccatgtttctatgttgaggAAGTATATATCAGGCTCCTCTCATGTACTTGAGGAAATGACTATACCAATTGATGAGGAATTATCATATGAAGAGGACGATGTGGCTATTATGGACAAACAAGTAAGAAGGTTAATGTTAAAGGAAATTGTGTCCGTGAAGGTCTTATGGAGGAACCATACCATTGAAGAAGTTACTTGGGAGTTTGGAAAGGAGATGCGAGACAA TGGTATTGGATTCTCTGTAAATATGCTGGCATTGAAAGAACTCCAGTAA